One window from the genome of Salvia miltiorrhiza cultivar Shanhuang (shh) chromosome 7, IMPLAD_Smil_shh, whole genome shotgun sequence encodes:
- the LOC130991398 gene encoding uncharacterized protein LOC130991398 isoform X4 has product MVNMAGRRGGLRATRRHGSDPNSTSSALRSDSSATVVPHAAQSQDRTENNIGTETQVHGSPSNRRTRSSRVRGQTSARASRVRGQTSGLGARQALKHAKNRFNVQFRFGARAAVCANTSKFNNEIGKILRTDCSLHYDEWRDVPESVRAPLREKLLTLFDIDVEDQNVIHVINRQMQRSWRSYRYTLHKKFKEIGGDEDPIKAKSIGHKGVKKEDWDYLCDLWASESYKERAKKNAISRSKRKWESRNGSKSTLRHHIERGVELDAPTGQIETWRICNWQSDKGWSSPELEAKYEDMMQLRRDNPPDEMTDKEIIEKVLGRQSVRLNGWGRSPSKSRGECSQGSIRPSYEQLRDELDENREHVKTLEDRIRMLEERLENNSAHNSSIRRAPSDHASAPSNMNASPASDDGYDSDDIC; this is encoded by the exons ATGG TTAATATGGCTGGCCGAAGAGGTGGACTTCGTGCAACTAGAAGACATGGCAGTGATCCCAATTCTACGTCCTCTGCTTTACGTTCTG acTCGTCTGCGACGGTTGTACCGCACGCTG CTCAAAGTCAAGATAGAACGGAGAACAATATTG GTACTGAAACCCAAGTTCACGGCTCACCATCGAACAGGAGAACTAGGAGTTCTCGTGTTCGTGGACAGACCTCTGCTAGGGCATCTCGTGTTCGTGGACAGACCTCTGGTCTAGGAGCTCGACAGGCATTGAAACATGCCAAAAACAGGTTTAACGTCCAGTTTAGATTTGGTGCGAGAGCAGCTGTATGTGCCAACACCTCAAAGTTCAACAATGAAATTGGAAAAATTTTGCGTACGGATTGTAGTCTCCATTACGATGAGTGGAGGGATGTACCAGAGTCTGTTAGGGCACCTCTGAGGGAGAAACTTCTT ACACTCTTCGATATAGATGTTGAAGATCAGAATGTCATACATGTTATCAATAGGCAAATGCAGAGATCTTGGCGTTCCTACCGATACACTCTGCATAAAAAGTTCAAAGAGATTGGAGGAGATGAAGATCCAATCAAGGCCAAGAGCATTGGACATAAAGGAGTTAAAAAGGAGGACTGGGATTATTTGTGTGATTTATGGGCTAGTGAATCATACAAG GAACGAGCCAAGAAGAATGCCATTTCGAGATCAAAAAGAAAGTGGGAATCTAGAAACGGATCCAAGAGTACTTTGCGCCACCATATTGAACGTGGAGTTGAGTTGGATGCTCCAACTGGACAAATTGAGACATGGCGCATTTGTAATTGGCAATCCGACAAGGGATGGTCGTCACCGGAGCTCGAAGCGAAATAT GAAGATATGATGCAGCTAAGGCGAGATAATCCACCGGATGAAATGACTGATAAAGAGATCATAGAGAAAGTCCTTGGGCGACAATCAGTACGTTTGAATGGTTGGGGGCGGTCGCCTAGCAAATCTAGAGGCGAGTGTAGCCAAGGCTCAATTCGTCCCTCGTACGAACAACTTCGTGATGAATTAGATGAGAACAGAGAGCATGTTAAAACACTTGAAGATCGGATTCGGATGTTGGAAGAAAGGCTTGAGAATAACAGTGCACATAATTCTTCCATACGACGAGCTCCCTCAGATCACGCTTCCGCACCTTCTAATATGAATGCATCTCCTGCAAGTGATGATGGTTATGATTCAGATGATATTTGTTGA
- the LOC130991398 gene encoding uncharacterized protein LOC130991398 isoform X7 — translation MVNMAGRRGGLRATRRHGSDPNSTSSALRSDSSATVVPHAGTETQVHGSPSNRRTRSSRVRGQTSARASRVRGQTSGLGARQALKHAKNRFNVQFRFGARAAVCANTSKFNNEIGKILRTDCSLHYDEWRDVPESVRAPLREKLLTLFDIDVEDQNVIHVINRQMQRSWRSYRYTLHKKFKEIGGDEDPIKAKSIGHKGVKKEDWDYLCDLWASESYKERAKKNAISRSKRKWESRNGSKSTLRHHIERGVELDAPTGQIETWRICNWQSDKGWSSPELEAKYEDMMQLRRDNPPDEMTDKEIIEKVLGRQSVRLNGWGRSPSKSRGECSQGSIRPSYEQLRDELDENREHVKTLEDRIRMLEERLENNSAHNSSIRRAPSDHASAPSNMNASPASDDGYDSDDIC, via the exons ATGG TTAATATGGCTGGCCGAAGAGGTGGACTTCGTGCAACTAGAAGACATGGCAGTGATCCCAATTCTACGTCCTCTGCTTTACGTTCTG acTCGTCTGCGACGGTTGTACCGCACGCTG GTACTGAAACCCAAGTTCACGGCTCACCATCGAACAGGAGAACTAGGAGTTCTCGTGTTCGTGGACAGACCTCTGCTAGGGCATCTCGTGTTCGTGGACAGACCTCTGGTCTAGGAGCTCGACAGGCATTGAAACATGCCAAAAACAGGTTTAACGTCCAGTTTAGATTTGGTGCGAGAGCAGCTGTATGTGCCAACACCTCAAAGTTCAACAATGAAATTGGAAAAATTTTGCGTACGGATTGTAGTCTCCATTACGATGAGTGGAGGGATGTACCAGAGTCTGTTAGGGCACCTCTGAGGGAGAAACTTCTT ACACTCTTCGATATAGATGTTGAAGATCAGAATGTCATACATGTTATCAATAGGCAAATGCAGAGATCTTGGCGTTCCTACCGATACACTCTGCATAAAAAGTTCAAAGAGATTGGAGGAGATGAAGATCCAATCAAGGCCAAGAGCATTGGACATAAAGGAGTTAAAAAGGAGGACTGGGATTATTTGTGTGATTTATGGGCTAGTGAATCATACAAG GAACGAGCCAAGAAGAATGCCATTTCGAGATCAAAAAGAAAGTGGGAATCTAGAAACGGATCCAAGAGTACTTTGCGCCACCATATTGAACGTGGAGTTGAGTTGGATGCTCCAACTGGACAAATTGAGACATGGCGCATTTGTAATTGGCAATCCGACAAGGGATGGTCGTCACCGGAGCTCGAAGCGAAATAT GAAGATATGATGCAGCTAAGGCGAGATAATCCACCGGATGAAATGACTGATAAAGAGATCATAGAGAAAGTCCTTGGGCGACAATCAGTACGTTTGAATGGTTGGGGGCGGTCGCCTAGCAAATCTAGAGGCGAGTGTAGCCAAGGCTCAATTCGTCCCTCGTACGAACAACTTCGTGATGAATTAGATGAGAACAGAGAGCATGTTAAAACACTTGAAGATCGGATTCGGATGTTGGAAGAAAGGCTTGAGAATAACAGTGCACATAATTCTTCCATACGACGAGCTCCCTCAGATCACGCTTCCGCACCTTCTAATATGAATGCATCTCCTGCAAGTGATGATGGTTATGATTCAGATGATATTTGTTGA
- the LOC130991398 gene encoding uncharacterized protein LOC130991398 isoform X6: MVNMAGRRGGLRATRRHGSDPNSTSSALRSAQSQDRTENNIGTETQVHGSPSNRRTRSSRVRGQTSARASRVRGQTSGLGARQALKHAKNRFNVQFRFGARAAVCANTSKFNNEIGKILRTDCSLHYDEWRDVPESVRAPLREKLLTLFDIDVEDQNVIHVINRQMQRSWRSYRYTLHKKFKEIGGDEDPIKAKSIGHKGVKKEDWDYLCDLWASESYKERAKKNAISRSKRKWESRNGSKSTLRHHIERGVELDAPTGQIETWRICNWQSDKGWSSPELEAKYEDMMQLRRDNPPDEMTDKEIIEKVLGRQSVRLNGWGRSPSKSRGECSQGSIRPSYEQLRDELDENREHVKTLEDRIRMLEERLENNSAHNSSIRRAPSDHASAPSNMNASPASDDGYDSDDIC; encoded by the exons ATGG TTAATATGGCTGGCCGAAGAGGTGGACTTCGTGCAACTAGAAGACATGGCAGTGATCCCAATTCTACGTCCTCTGCTTTACGTTCTG CTCAAAGTCAAGATAGAACGGAGAACAATATTG GTACTGAAACCCAAGTTCACGGCTCACCATCGAACAGGAGAACTAGGAGTTCTCGTGTTCGTGGACAGACCTCTGCTAGGGCATCTCGTGTTCGTGGACAGACCTCTGGTCTAGGAGCTCGACAGGCATTGAAACATGCCAAAAACAGGTTTAACGTCCAGTTTAGATTTGGTGCGAGAGCAGCTGTATGTGCCAACACCTCAAAGTTCAACAATGAAATTGGAAAAATTTTGCGTACGGATTGTAGTCTCCATTACGATGAGTGGAGGGATGTACCAGAGTCTGTTAGGGCACCTCTGAGGGAGAAACTTCTT ACACTCTTCGATATAGATGTTGAAGATCAGAATGTCATACATGTTATCAATAGGCAAATGCAGAGATCTTGGCGTTCCTACCGATACACTCTGCATAAAAAGTTCAAAGAGATTGGAGGAGATGAAGATCCAATCAAGGCCAAGAGCATTGGACATAAAGGAGTTAAAAAGGAGGACTGGGATTATTTGTGTGATTTATGGGCTAGTGAATCATACAAG GAACGAGCCAAGAAGAATGCCATTTCGAGATCAAAAAGAAAGTGGGAATCTAGAAACGGATCCAAGAGTACTTTGCGCCACCATATTGAACGTGGAGTTGAGTTGGATGCTCCAACTGGACAAATTGAGACATGGCGCATTTGTAATTGGCAATCCGACAAGGGATGGTCGTCACCGGAGCTCGAAGCGAAATAT GAAGATATGATGCAGCTAAGGCGAGATAATCCACCGGATGAAATGACTGATAAAGAGATCATAGAGAAAGTCCTTGGGCGACAATCAGTACGTTTGAATGGTTGGGGGCGGTCGCCTAGCAAATCTAGAGGCGAGTGTAGCCAAGGCTCAATTCGTCCCTCGTACGAACAACTTCGTGATGAATTAGATGAGAACAGAGAGCATGTTAAAACACTTGAAGATCGGATTCGGATGTTGGAAGAAAGGCTTGAGAATAACAGTGCACATAATTCTTCCATACGACGAGCTCCCTCAGATCACGCTTCCGCACCTTCTAATATGAATGCATCTCCTGCAAGTGATGATGGTTATGATTCAGATGATATTTGTTGA
- the LOC130991398 gene encoding uncharacterized protein LOC130991398 isoform X1 yields the protein MEVLCVLCLLSVALLDNIVKKLKNPNTRVTRDCTVNMAGRRGGLRATRRHGSDPNSTSSALRSDSSATVVPHAAQSQDRTENNIGTETQVHGSPSNRRTRSSRVRGQTSARASRVRGQTSGLGARQALKHAKNRFNVQFRFGARAAVCANTSKFNNEIGKILRTDCSLHYDEWRDVPESVRAPLREKLLTLFDIDVEDQNVIHVINRQMQRSWRSYRYTLHKKFKEIGGDEDPIKAKSIGHKGVKKEDWDYLCDLWASESYKERAKKNAISRSKRKWESRNGSKSTLRHHIERGVELDAPTGQIETWRICNWQSDKGWSSPELEAKYEDMMQLRRDNPPDEMTDKEIIEKVLGRQSVRLNGWGRSPSKSRGECSQGSIRPSYEQLRDELDENREHVKTLEDRIRMLEERLENNSAHNSSIRRAPSDHASAPSNMNASPASDDGYDSDDIC from the exons ATGG AAGTGTTGTGTGTCCTCTGTCTATTATCCGTTGCTCTGCTCGACAATATTGTGAAGAAGCTAAAGAATCCAAATACGCGTGTCACTCGAGA TTGTACAGTTAATATGGCTGGCCGAAGAGGTGGACTTCGTGCAACTAGAAGACATGGCAGTGATCCCAATTCTACGTCCTCTGCTTTACGTTCTG acTCGTCTGCGACGGTTGTACCGCACGCTG CTCAAAGTCAAGATAGAACGGAGAACAATATTG GTACTGAAACCCAAGTTCACGGCTCACCATCGAACAGGAGAACTAGGAGTTCTCGTGTTCGTGGACAGACCTCTGCTAGGGCATCTCGTGTTCGTGGACAGACCTCTGGTCTAGGAGCTCGACAGGCATTGAAACATGCCAAAAACAGGTTTAACGTCCAGTTTAGATTTGGTGCGAGAGCAGCTGTATGTGCCAACACCTCAAAGTTCAACAATGAAATTGGAAAAATTTTGCGTACGGATTGTAGTCTCCATTACGATGAGTGGAGGGATGTACCAGAGTCTGTTAGGGCACCTCTGAGGGAGAAACTTCTT ACACTCTTCGATATAGATGTTGAAGATCAGAATGTCATACATGTTATCAATAGGCAAATGCAGAGATCTTGGCGTTCCTACCGATACACTCTGCATAAAAAGTTCAAAGAGATTGGAGGAGATGAAGATCCAATCAAGGCCAAGAGCATTGGACATAAAGGAGTTAAAAAGGAGGACTGGGATTATTTGTGTGATTTATGGGCTAGTGAATCATACAAG GAACGAGCCAAGAAGAATGCCATTTCGAGATCAAAAAGAAAGTGGGAATCTAGAAACGGATCCAAGAGTACTTTGCGCCACCATATTGAACGTGGAGTTGAGTTGGATGCTCCAACTGGACAAATTGAGACATGGCGCATTTGTAATTGGCAATCCGACAAGGGATGGTCGTCACCGGAGCTCGAAGCGAAATAT GAAGATATGATGCAGCTAAGGCGAGATAATCCACCGGATGAAATGACTGATAAAGAGATCATAGAGAAAGTCCTTGGGCGACAATCAGTACGTTTGAATGGTTGGGGGCGGTCGCCTAGCAAATCTAGAGGCGAGTGTAGCCAAGGCTCAATTCGTCCCTCGTACGAACAACTTCGTGATGAATTAGATGAGAACAGAGAGCATGTTAAAACACTTGAAGATCGGATTCGGATGTTGGAAGAAAGGCTTGAGAATAACAGTGCACATAATTCTTCCATACGACGAGCTCCCTCAGATCACGCTTCCGCACCTTCTAATATGAATGCATCTCCTGCAAGTGATGATGGTTATGATTCAGATGATATTTGTTGA
- the LOC130991398 gene encoding uncharacterized protein LOC130991398 isoform X3 encodes MEVLCVLCLLSVALLDNIVKKLKNPNTRVTRDCTVNMAGRRGGLRATRRHGSDPNSTSSALRSDSSATVVPHAGTETQVHGSPSNRRTRSSRVRGQTSARASRVRGQTSGLGARQALKHAKNRFNVQFRFGARAAVCANTSKFNNEIGKILRTDCSLHYDEWRDVPESVRAPLREKLLTLFDIDVEDQNVIHVINRQMQRSWRSYRYTLHKKFKEIGGDEDPIKAKSIGHKGVKKEDWDYLCDLWASESYKERAKKNAISRSKRKWESRNGSKSTLRHHIERGVELDAPTGQIETWRICNWQSDKGWSSPELEAKYEDMMQLRRDNPPDEMTDKEIIEKVLGRQSVRLNGWGRSPSKSRGECSQGSIRPSYEQLRDELDENREHVKTLEDRIRMLEERLENNSAHNSSIRRAPSDHASAPSNMNASPASDDGYDSDDIC; translated from the exons ATGG AAGTGTTGTGTGTCCTCTGTCTATTATCCGTTGCTCTGCTCGACAATATTGTGAAGAAGCTAAAGAATCCAAATACGCGTGTCACTCGAGA TTGTACAGTTAATATGGCTGGCCGAAGAGGTGGACTTCGTGCAACTAGAAGACATGGCAGTGATCCCAATTCTACGTCCTCTGCTTTACGTTCTG acTCGTCTGCGACGGTTGTACCGCACGCTG GTACTGAAACCCAAGTTCACGGCTCACCATCGAACAGGAGAACTAGGAGTTCTCGTGTTCGTGGACAGACCTCTGCTAGGGCATCTCGTGTTCGTGGACAGACCTCTGGTCTAGGAGCTCGACAGGCATTGAAACATGCCAAAAACAGGTTTAACGTCCAGTTTAGATTTGGTGCGAGAGCAGCTGTATGTGCCAACACCTCAAAGTTCAACAATGAAATTGGAAAAATTTTGCGTACGGATTGTAGTCTCCATTACGATGAGTGGAGGGATGTACCAGAGTCTGTTAGGGCACCTCTGAGGGAGAAACTTCTT ACACTCTTCGATATAGATGTTGAAGATCAGAATGTCATACATGTTATCAATAGGCAAATGCAGAGATCTTGGCGTTCCTACCGATACACTCTGCATAAAAAGTTCAAAGAGATTGGAGGAGATGAAGATCCAATCAAGGCCAAGAGCATTGGACATAAAGGAGTTAAAAAGGAGGACTGGGATTATTTGTGTGATTTATGGGCTAGTGAATCATACAAG GAACGAGCCAAGAAGAATGCCATTTCGAGATCAAAAAGAAAGTGGGAATCTAGAAACGGATCCAAGAGTACTTTGCGCCACCATATTGAACGTGGAGTTGAGTTGGATGCTCCAACTGGACAAATTGAGACATGGCGCATTTGTAATTGGCAATCCGACAAGGGATGGTCGTCACCGGAGCTCGAAGCGAAATAT GAAGATATGATGCAGCTAAGGCGAGATAATCCACCGGATGAAATGACTGATAAAGAGATCATAGAGAAAGTCCTTGGGCGACAATCAGTACGTTTGAATGGTTGGGGGCGGTCGCCTAGCAAATCTAGAGGCGAGTGTAGCCAAGGCTCAATTCGTCCCTCGTACGAACAACTTCGTGATGAATTAGATGAGAACAGAGAGCATGTTAAAACACTTGAAGATCGGATTCGGATGTTGGAAGAAAGGCTTGAGAATAACAGTGCACATAATTCTTCCATACGACGAGCTCCCTCAGATCACGCTTCCGCACCTTCTAATATGAATGCATCTCCTGCAAGTGATGATGGTTATGATTCAGATGATATTTGTTGA
- the LOC130991398 gene encoding uncharacterized protein LOC130991398 isoform X2: protein MEVLCVLCLLSVALLDNIVKKLKNPNTRVTRDCTVNMAGRRGGLRATRRHGSDPNSTSSALRSAQSQDRTENNIGTETQVHGSPSNRRTRSSRVRGQTSARASRVRGQTSGLGARQALKHAKNRFNVQFRFGARAAVCANTSKFNNEIGKILRTDCSLHYDEWRDVPESVRAPLREKLLTLFDIDVEDQNVIHVINRQMQRSWRSYRYTLHKKFKEIGGDEDPIKAKSIGHKGVKKEDWDYLCDLWASESYKERAKKNAISRSKRKWESRNGSKSTLRHHIERGVELDAPTGQIETWRICNWQSDKGWSSPELEAKYEDMMQLRRDNPPDEMTDKEIIEKVLGRQSVRLNGWGRSPSKSRGECSQGSIRPSYEQLRDELDENREHVKTLEDRIRMLEERLENNSAHNSSIRRAPSDHASAPSNMNASPASDDGYDSDDIC, encoded by the exons ATGG AAGTGTTGTGTGTCCTCTGTCTATTATCCGTTGCTCTGCTCGACAATATTGTGAAGAAGCTAAAGAATCCAAATACGCGTGTCACTCGAGA TTGTACAGTTAATATGGCTGGCCGAAGAGGTGGACTTCGTGCAACTAGAAGACATGGCAGTGATCCCAATTCTACGTCCTCTGCTTTACGTTCTG CTCAAAGTCAAGATAGAACGGAGAACAATATTG GTACTGAAACCCAAGTTCACGGCTCACCATCGAACAGGAGAACTAGGAGTTCTCGTGTTCGTGGACAGACCTCTGCTAGGGCATCTCGTGTTCGTGGACAGACCTCTGGTCTAGGAGCTCGACAGGCATTGAAACATGCCAAAAACAGGTTTAACGTCCAGTTTAGATTTGGTGCGAGAGCAGCTGTATGTGCCAACACCTCAAAGTTCAACAATGAAATTGGAAAAATTTTGCGTACGGATTGTAGTCTCCATTACGATGAGTGGAGGGATGTACCAGAGTCTGTTAGGGCACCTCTGAGGGAGAAACTTCTT ACACTCTTCGATATAGATGTTGAAGATCAGAATGTCATACATGTTATCAATAGGCAAATGCAGAGATCTTGGCGTTCCTACCGATACACTCTGCATAAAAAGTTCAAAGAGATTGGAGGAGATGAAGATCCAATCAAGGCCAAGAGCATTGGACATAAAGGAGTTAAAAAGGAGGACTGGGATTATTTGTGTGATTTATGGGCTAGTGAATCATACAAG GAACGAGCCAAGAAGAATGCCATTTCGAGATCAAAAAGAAAGTGGGAATCTAGAAACGGATCCAAGAGTACTTTGCGCCACCATATTGAACGTGGAGTTGAGTTGGATGCTCCAACTGGACAAATTGAGACATGGCGCATTTGTAATTGGCAATCCGACAAGGGATGGTCGTCACCGGAGCTCGAAGCGAAATAT GAAGATATGATGCAGCTAAGGCGAGATAATCCACCGGATGAAATGACTGATAAAGAGATCATAGAGAAAGTCCTTGGGCGACAATCAGTACGTTTGAATGGTTGGGGGCGGTCGCCTAGCAAATCTAGAGGCGAGTGTAGCCAAGGCTCAATTCGTCCCTCGTACGAACAACTTCGTGATGAATTAGATGAGAACAGAGAGCATGTTAAAACACTTGAAGATCGGATTCGGATGTTGGAAGAAAGGCTTGAGAATAACAGTGCACATAATTCTTCCATACGACGAGCTCCCTCAGATCACGCTTCCGCACCTTCTAATATGAATGCATCTCCTGCAAGTGATGATGGTTATGATTCAGATGATATTTGTTGA
- the LOC130991398 gene encoding uncharacterized protein LOC130991398 isoform X5 — protein MAGRRGGLRATRRHGSDPNSTSSALRSDSSATVVPHAAQSQDRTENNIGTETQVHGSPSNRRTRSSRVRGQTSARASRVRGQTSGLGARQALKHAKNRFNVQFRFGARAAVCANTSKFNNEIGKILRTDCSLHYDEWRDVPESVRAPLREKLLTLFDIDVEDQNVIHVINRQMQRSWRSYRYTLHKKFKEIGGDEDPIKAKSIGHKGVKKEDWDYLCDLWASESYKERAKKNAISRSKRKWESRNGSKSTLRHHIERGVELDAPTGQIETWRICNWQSDKGWSSPELEAKYEDMMQLRRDNPPDEMTDKEIIEKVLGRQSVRLNGWGRSPSKSRGECSQGSIRPSYEQLRDELDENREHVKTLEDRIRMLEERLENNSAHNSSIRRAPSDHASAPSNMNASPASDDGYDSDDIC, from the exons ATGGCTGGCCGAAGAGGTGGACTTCGTGCAACTAGAAGACATGGCAGTGATCCCAATTCTACGTCCTCTGCTTTACGTTCTG acTCGTCTGCGACGGTTGTACCGCACGCTG CTCAAAGTCAAGATAGAACGGAGAACAATATTG GTACTGAAACCCAAGTTCACGGCTCACCATCGAACAGGAGAACTAGGAGTTCTCGTGTTCGTGGACAGACCTCTGCTAGGGCATCTCGTGTTCGTGGACAGACCTCTGGTCTAGGAGCTCGACAGGCATTGAAACATGCCAAAAACAGGTTTAACGTCCAGTTTAGATTTGGTGCGAGAGCAGCTGTATGTGCCAACACCTCAAAGTTCAACAATGAAATTGGAAAAATTTTGCGTACGGATTGTAGTCTCCATTACGATGAGTGGAGGGATGTACCAGAGTCTGTTAGGGCACCTCTGAGGGAGAAACTTCTT ACACTCTTCGATATAGATGTTGAAGATCAGAATGTCATACATGTTATCAATAGGCAAATGCAGAGATCTTGGCGTTCCTACCGATACACTCTGCATAAAAAGTTCAAAGAGATTGGAGGAGATGAAGATCCAATCAAGGCCAAGAGCATTGGACATAAAGGAGTTAAAAAGGAGGACTGGGATTATTTGTGTGATTTATGGGCTAGTGAATCATACAAG GAACGAGCCAAGAAGAATGCCATTTCGAGATCAAAAAGAAAGTGGGAATCTAGAAACGGATCCAAGAGTACTTTGCGCCACCATATTGAACGTGGAGTTGAGTTGGATGCTCCAACTGGACAAATTGAGACATGGCGCATTTGTAATTGGCAATCCGACAAGGGATGGTCGTCACCGGAGCTCGAAGCGAAATAT GAAGATATGATGCAGCTAAGGCGAGATAATCCACCGGATGAAATGACTGATAAAGAGATCATAGAGAAAGTCCTTGGGCGACAATCAGTACGTTTGAATGGTTGGGGGCGGTCGCCTAGCAAATCTAGAGGCGAGTGTAGCCAAGGCTCAATTCGTCCCTCGTACGAACAACTTCGTGATGAATTAGATGAGAACAGAGAGCATGTTAAAACACTTGAAGATCGGATTCGGATGTTGGAAGAAAGGCTTGAGAATAACAGTGCACATAATTCTTCCATACGACGAGCTCCCTCAGATCACGCTTCCGCACCTTCTAATATGAATGCATCTCCTGCAAGTGATGATGGTTATGATTCAGATGATATTTGTTGA
- the LOC130991398 gene encoding uncharacterized protein LOC130991398 isoform X9, translated as MAGRRGGLRATRRHGSDPNSTSSALRSDSSATVVPHAGTETQVHGSPSNRRTRSSRVRGQTSARASRVRGQTSGLGARQALKHAKNRFNVQFRFGARAAVCANTSKFNNEIGKILRTDCSLHYDEWRDVPESVRAPLREKLLTLFDIDVEDQNVIHVINRQMQRSWRSYRYTLHKKFKEIGGDEDPIKAKSIGHKGVKKEDWDYLCDLWASESYKERAKKNAISRSKRKWESRNGSKSTLRHHIERGVELDAPTGQIETWRICNWQSDKGWSSPELEAKYEDMMQLRRDNPPDEMTDKEIIEKVLGRQSVRLNGWGRSPSKSRGECSQGSIRPSYEQLRDELDENREHVKTLEDRIRMLEERLENNSAHNSSIRRAPSDHASAPSNMNASPASDDGYDSDDIC; from the exons ATGGCTGGCCGAAGAGGTGGACTTCGTGCAACTAGAAGACATGGCAGTGATCCCAATTCTACGTCCTCTGCTTTACGTTCTG acTCGTCTGCGACGGTTGTACCGCACGCTG GTACTGAAACCCAAGTTCACGGCTCACCATCGAACAGGAGAACTAGGAGTTCTCGTGTTCGTGGACAGACCTCTGCTAGGGCATCTCGTGTTCGTGGACAGACCTCTGGTCTAGGAGCTCGACAGGCATTGAAACATGCCAAAAACAGGTTTAACGTCCAGTTTAGATTTGGTGCGAGAGCAGCTGTATGTGCCAACACCTCAAAGTTCAACAATGAAATTGGAAAAATTTTGCGTACGGATTGTAGTCTCCATTACGATGAGTGGAGGGATGTACCAGAGTCTGTTAGGGCACCTCTGAGGGAGAAACTTCTT ACACTCTTCGATATAGATGTTGAAGATCAGAATGTCATACATGTTATCAATAGGCAAATGCAGAGATCTTGGCGTTCCTACCGATACACTCTGCATAAAAAGTTCAAAGAGATTGGAGGAGATGAAGATCCAATCAAGGCCAAGAGCATTGGACATAAAGGAGTTAAAAAGGAGGACTGGGATTATTTGTGTGATTTATGGGCTAGTGAATCATACAAG GAACGAGCCAAGAAGAATGCCATTTCGAGATCAAAAAGAAAGTGGGAATCTAGAAACGGATCCAAGAGTACTTTGCGCCACCATATTGAACGTGGAGTTGAGTTGGATGCTCCAACTGGACAAATTGAGACATGGCGCATTTGTAATTGGCAATCCGACAAGGGATGGTCGTCACCGGAGCTCGAAGCGAAATAT GAAGATATGATGCAGCTAAGGCGAGATAATCCACCGGATGAAATGACTGATAAAGAGATCATAGAGAAAGTCCTTGGGCGACAATCAGTACGTTTGAATGGTTGGGGGCGGTCGCCTAGCAAATCTAGAGGCGAGTGTAGCCAAGGCTCAATTCGTCCCTCGTACGAACAACTTCGTGATGAATTAGATGAGAACAGAGAGCATGTTAAAACACTTGAAGATCGGATTCGGATGTTGGAAGAAAGGCTTGAGAATAACAGTGCACATAATTCTTCCATACGACGAGCTCCCTCAGATCACGCTTCCGCACCTTCTAATATGAATGCATCTCCTGCAAGTGATGATGGTTATGATTCAGATGATATTTGTTGA